The stretch of DNA TTGCTCCGCCAGGGCCGCATCCCTGGGATGGGCGGCGGTGATGGCGTTAAACTGCCGCACCGTGAGCCCGTTGGCCTCGACGATGTCGCTGGCCCGATTGCAGTAGTTGACCACAATGGTGCGGACGCTGGAGCGCAGGTTCCGGGGCAGCTGATTCAGGTTGGCGGTGCCGGTGCAGCTCATGTCGATGCTGCTGAGGTCCTGCCCGGTGCCGGTCAGCAGGGTTCTGATCTGGTTCAGGGCCTCGTTGCGGGGGGCGTCCATTTCCAGTACTGACGCGGCGTAGCTCATCACCGCCTCCTGGGAAAAACTCTCCTGGGCTGAAACCGCCCCCAGGGTAAGGCTGGCTTCCGGGGTAGGTAGCTGCACACCGGGAGCCGCCAGCAGACTGAGGCTGGCCACAGCCGCCGCGATCGCAGCGTTGCGGCCCAGTCGGGCGAACGATAAAGGATGAATAAAACGGTGAATCATTATGGGTGTTTCTCCTGTACTGGCATTAACCAGAATATTTCTGTGCTCCAACGACCGCGCTCCGGTACTTCAGCATTCCCTTGGGCCCTCGCCCAGACCTTTGCTCAGACATTGGCCCAAATAGTTGTTGTTCTGAATCCTCTGCGACTTGCGATTTGTTAGGTGCCGCCCCGATGTGGTTCTCTCAATCTCCCTGCCCAGACGGGGTTGCACCCGCGCTAGTTCCAGAATTGTCAAGTCAGGCACCCCCAGACGGCACTCTCTGGCAGAGTTCTATAACTTTTGTGTGTAGGGTAGCGCGTTCATCTCGACCTTGCTTCAAGTCAGACTCTAATTCTAGTAGCAAAGGCAGGCTGCGTTGCAATTGGGCCAAACTTAGCGATCGCACCTCCTGCTTCAAAAAGTAGATCCGCTTGGGGTTGGCCACCTCAGCGGCGGCGGCCACCTCGGCATCGCTCTGCACCCCAGCCTGGATCAGCACCTTCAGCCACAGCCACAGCCGAAATTGGCTGACCAAGGTAGCCACTATCCGCAGGGCGGGCTCGTTGCGATCGAGCAGGTCATTGACCAGGGTCAGGGCGGTAGGGGTATCCCCCTGCTTGAGCGCCTGGGCCAGCTTCAGGCTGGTCTGGGTGGAGACCGTCACCAGCTCTGCGACCACCGCCGGCGGAATGGGCTGTGGGTTAGCGCCCCAGTAGAGTGCCAGTTTCTCTAGCTCCAGGTGCAGCTGGCGAGTGTCGCTGCCCACCGCTTCGGCCAGCAGGTCAAGGGTAGCGGGCTCCAGGGGCAGCTGGCGCGCCTGGGCCACGGTCACCACCTGCTGGCGAATCTGATCGGTCTTCCAGGGGGGAATGGTGGCGAACTCGCGGATCTCCCCCCAGGTCTTGAAAAGTTTTGTGAACTTGGCTCGTCCGTCGGGCTTGGCCAGGCTGGTCAGCAGCAGCACGGCGGTATCGGGTAACTGGGGCAGGGTGCGCTCAAACTCGGCCAGGGTGGACTCTGGGCAGCGCTGGCCCAGGCTGGTGTTTTGCAGCCACACCAGCCGCTGCCCCTGGCCAAAGGGAGGGGTCATGGCCTGGTTCAGCGCCTGGGTCGGGCCATTGGCCGCATCGGTAGCAATGACGTCGTAATTAAAGCTGGCCCAGGCGTCGTCAAGGGTGCGCTGGCGCAGGTCCTGGACAGCCTGTTGGAGGGCAAAGTCGTCGTCGCCCCAGAAGTAGTAGGCGGGCATGGGGGTGAGGGGGTGGGAGAGTGGGAGGGTGGGAGAGTGGAAAATGCAAGAATTAAATCAGAGTTTTGAATTTTGCATTCTTTGGCCTGCGAGGCCTTGTGGGATGATAAAAGCCTCCAAAGGGAGCAGTTCTAGGGACGGGGCAGTTGGTTCTATGGCAAAGCTGGTGCAGAGCCCCATTTTAGAGGAAAGCTTTGGGTTGATAGATCGGGAGTTTGGCGCTCACAGCTTTACCCCGGCGGAGTACGCGGTGGTGCGGCGGGTGATCCACAGCACCGCTGATTTTGACTTTAAAGAATTAGTGATGTTTGGCGAGGGGGCGATCGCGGCGGCCCTGGAGCATCTCCGTGGCGGTGGTCCGATTGTGGTGGATGTGACGATGGTGCGCCAGGGAGTGGTCGGCCTGGTGGAGCGCACGTTTCAAAATCCGCTGCTGACGGCGGTGACGGTGGGCGAGCCAGCGGAGACCGGGCGCACCCGCACCGAGACAGGGCTGCTGCGGTGCCTGGAGCAATCCCCCAATGCCCTGGTGGTGATTGGCAATGCCCCCACGGCCCTGCTGGCGCTGTGCGATCGCATTGAGGCAGGTCAGGTCCAGCCAGCGCTGGTGATCGGCGCTCCGGTGGGGTTTGTGGCCGTCGAGGCGTCAAAGCAGCGGCTGGCCCAGACCGCCGTGCAGCAGATTCGCGTCGAGGGGCGCAAGGGAGGCTCGGCGGTGGCCGCCGCTATTCTCAATGCCCTGCTGGTGCTGGCCTGGGAGCAGCAGCCATGACCCCGATTCAGGTGGTTGGGGTGGGGCTGGACGGCCGAGCCGGGCTGGCTGCAAGCGGCCTGGCGCTGATTGACCAGGCGACGGTGCTGGTGGGCAGCCCCCGCCACCTGAGCTACTTCGCCGAAAGTGGGGCCGAGCGCTGGCCCCTCAGCGACCTCAAGGTTACCCTCGAGCGGCTCCGCGGCTGGCTGGAGAGCGACCCGTCCGGGGTGGCCGTGGTGCTGGCCTCGGGCGATCCGCTCTTTTTTGGCCTGGGGCGACTGCTGCTGGAGCACCTGCCCCCCGAAAGTCTCACCTTTCACCCCCACCTGAGCGCGGTGCAGCTGGCCTTTAGCCGTCTCAAGCTGCCCTGGCAGGAGGCCACGCTGGTCAGCGCCCACGGCCGCTCGACCGACGCGTTGACCGCCGCCCTGCGCCGCGGCGACGAGTTGATTGCGGTGCTGACCGACCCCGCCCACACCCCGGCCGCCCTGGGGCAGCTGGTCCTGGGGCTGGAGTTACCCCACACCTACCGGCTGTGGGTGGGCGAAAACCTGGGCGGCGACGGCGAGCGAGTGCGCGAACTGAGGCTGGGGGACCTCGCTGCCGCACCCTTTGCCAGCCTCAACGTGGTGGTGCTGCAGCGGCAGCCGGAAGCAGAATTTGACCCAGCCAACCTGCCGCTGATTGGCCTCCCCGATCGCGCCTTTGCCACCTTTGGCGATCGCCCCGGCCTGATCACCAAGCGCGACGTTCGCATTCAGGTGCTGGCCGACCTCGACCCCAGACCCGGGCAGGTGATCTGGGATGTCGGCGCGGGTACGGGCTCGGTCAGCGTCGAGATCAGTCGGCTCTGCCCCGCGGCCCAGGTCTACGCGATCGAAAAAACCGCCGCTGGCCACCGTCTGATTCAGCAAAACCAGAACCGGCTGGGTGGCCCCAACCTCCACCCCATCTATGGCGCTGCCCCCGAGTCCCTGGCCGCCCTCCCCGACCCCGATCGCGTTTTCATCGGCGGCAGCGGCGGTCACCTGGGCAACATTCTGGAGCTGTGTGCCCATCGTCTCCGGCCCCAGGGGCGCATGGTCCTGGCTCTGGCTACCCTGGAGCATACGGGCACGGTGCTGGGGTGGGTCGATGGCGCTACCCCAGGCGCGCGTCCCTGGGCGGTTCAGCTCCGCCAAATTCAGGTGCAGCACGGCGTTCGGGTGGGCTCCCTGACCCGCTGGCAGCCACTGACCCCGATCACCCTGATCACCCTAACTCAGCCAAACAGCCACAGCCCGGCCCCGGTCAACCCCAGCAGCGCCAGCGGCAGCACCCCCGTCAGCGGCTGATCGGGCAGCCCCACCAGCCAAACGGGGCTTTCTTTGCCGGGCTGCACCAGGGCCAGGGCATCGATGGCAGCGATCGCAAACACCCACCCGGCATGCAGCCCCCAGGCCAATCCCAGGCTGCCCCCCGCCACCCAGCGAGCCAGCAGCAGCACCGCCCCCATCACCGCCAGTCCCGGCAGCTGAGGCGCTCCGGCGGGGCCATCCCAGACCAGGTGAGAGACCGCAAAAAATAGGCTGACCGCAATCGCCATCAGCCCGAGGGGCAGGGCCTGCCCGAGGCCGTTCACCAGCACCCCCCGAAAGACCAGTTCTTCGATCCAGCCCACAAATAGAGCCAGGGGCAGCACCGCCAGCAGCACTACCCCCGGCGCAGGCCCAGCCGCCACAGCCCCGTCGGGGGGAGCCTCAACGGCTCCGTCAGGGTTAGGGGGCAGAGCCAGGGATCGCCACTTGCGCCAGCCCAGGCCTAGCTGCAATGCCACCAGGGCTACAACACCCCCCGCCGCGATCGCAAAGCCGACCACACCCAGCCAGCCAAAAGAGGGACTCCAGACAATACCGTAGTCCCTCCAGGTGGCCGCCTCCAGGCGACGGTGTACCTCCACCGCTGCCGGAGCCACCAGGTAGAGCGGCAGCAGCAGGGGCAGCTTGTGCTGGGGGGCCACCGGGTAGGCGAGCGGCACCCGACCAATCCGGGCCACTAGCAAGCTTGCCGGAATGCCCAGGGCCATCCAGGTTAAAAAAAAACCGCCAGATGGGCGATCGCCACCCCAGTTACCGACAAATTCATCATGGTAAGGGAGTACTACTCTTCGTCCGAGTCGGCATCGATCTGCTTCAGCTGAATATGTTTATAGCCCAGCTTAATTTCAAACTCATCCCCCGACTTGAGTCCCATTTCTTGAGTGTAGGTAGCGCCAATCACAATTTGGCCATTCCTGTGAACACTGACGCGATAGGTCGGCTCACGACCCCGGCCATCTTTGCTACTCTCAGGATCGAGATTGATGCCCTTGGCCTCAAGCAGAGCATCGTAAAAGCCGGACAGATTGACCCGCACCTGGTTGTCTTTCGTGAGGGTGTAGTAGCCGCATTCCTTGGCCGTTTCGCGCTTGGTTAGGTCCGAGAGATCCTTAACCTTCTGGAGCAGGGCTTTGCCGGTAATAGGGGTGGGTTTTTCTGCCATCTTCAGGGAAAATCCTTGTGGTAAGACGTAAAGCTAGGTGCTAAAAAATTGGGGCCGCCCTTCCAATAGAGTTGACGACCGCAGAGTAATAGCAGATGAATAATAGCAAATAAAAATGCCCGCTGGCACAATCAATTATAGTCAAAGTATCAAACGTTGTCATCTGGAAAACCGTGATTTAGGCCGCTTTTAAGCATTACCTCTACTCCCCTATTTCAAGCCCAGGTCTTGATGACCTCAGAAAAGCGCACCTTTAGCCACTGCCTCTGCCAGATTCATATTTTGCTGACATGAAAAGCGCTGTCTCCGGTTCCAGTCAACTTGCTCTCGGCACCCCAACTCCCGACAACGGCATACCTCGGGCAGTTTTTCGCCAGTTCCTACCGGAATGGGCTAGCCCTGCTCCCCCGCAACCATCATTGCCGGATCTGATTGCGGTTATACAAAAAGTGTTTGGCCCATTAGGTACGAGGGTTGGAGGCCTCCTAGCTCCACGGTGCGCGTGGAAATTCGTACTCCATTTCAGCCACTTTGACCTATGCCTCAAGGTATATATTTTTCAGTCGAAGCTGACGGTGTCGATCGCGCTTAGACAGCTCAATCAAGGGTTTAAGTCCAGGTATTTTGAGCATCAAGCTCACCTGTAACCGCAAAAGCAAGTCTGCCCCTTGACTAAGTTGCTATCTTGCCTTTGGGGCTCAAAAAAAAAGACATGCAGAGTATAGAAGGAAGCCGATGAACGCATCGGCTCCTTACCATCGCAATTTAAACCAGCTGGGGGACAAAAGTCCCCCTGATTGGTTAGGAGCCAACGGACTTAGACCCAACTCAACTAACCAGAGGAATGTGGGGTCTGCTTGGTTAGCCGCCCCCTGGACCTGAAATTTCGAGGTGGCGGCGGCAGGTTTTCGGGCAGACCTCAGCCCTGCCGCAGCTGGTCAAGTACGCTCTGGTCTTCCATCGTGGACGCATCGCCTGCGATCGCTTCACCGCTGGCCAAATTCCGCAAGAAGCGGCGAATGATCTTGCCCGATCGCGTTTTGGGCAGGGCATCGGCAAACTGAATTTCGCCGGGCCGGGCGATCGCCCCAATCTCATTCACCACATGCTGCTTCAGTTGCTGCTTCAGCTCATCGCTGGGGCTATACTGGCCCTCTAGAATGACAAAAGCAAAAATGTCTTCGCCCTTGATCTCGTCTTTGCGGCCCACCACGGCGGCCTCGGCCACCGCCGGATGCGACACCAGGGCGCTTTCCACCTCCATGGTGCCCAGGCGATGACCCGACACGTTGATCACATCGTCCACCCGGCCCATCACCCAGAAGTAGCCATCGTCGTCTTTACGGGCCCCGTCGCCGGCAAAGTAGAGGTACTGACCCTCCACGGGGGCAATGTGCTCCCAGTAGGTGCGTCGAAAGCGATCGTCGTCACCGTAGACCGTGCGCATCATGCTGGGCCAGGGGTGCTTGATCACCAGGTAGCCGCCCTCGCCGGGGGCCACGGGGTGGCCATCCAAATCCACCACATCGGCGAGGATGCCGGGGAAGGGCAGGGTGGCGGAACCGGGCTTGGTGGCGATCGCCCCCGGCAGCGGCGTAATCATAAACCCGCCGGTCTCGGTTTGCCACCAGGTGTCGACGATGGGACAGCGCTCGCCGCCGATCACCTGGTGATACCACATCCAGGCCTCGGGGTTGATCGGTTCGCCCACTGTACCCAGCAGCCGCAGCGACGACAGATCGCGCGCCTTCGGTAGGGCGTCGCCCATTTTAATAAAGGCGCGAATGGCGGTGGGGGCGGTATAGAAAATGGTTACCCCATACTTTTCAATCACGTCCCAGAAGCAGCCAGGGTTGCTGGGCCGGGGCACCCCCTCGTACATCACCGTGGTGGCCCCATTCGACAGCGGGCCGTAGACAATATAGCTATGGCCGGTGATCCAGCCGACATCGGCGGTGCACCAGTAGACATCGGTATCTTTAACATCGAAAGCCCACTTAAAGGTCATGTGGGTATAGAGGTTGTAGCCACCGGTGGTGTGCACTACCCCTTTAGGCTTGCCCGTGGTGCCGCTGGTGTAGAGAATGAACAGCAGGTCTTCGGCATCCATCTCCTCCGGCGGACACACCGCCGACGCGGTAGCCTGAAGCTCGTGCCACCAGTGGTCGCGTCCCTCCACCATGGCGATGTCTTCTTTGGTGCGCTGCACCACCAGTACGCTCGACACGCTGGGCACGCCGCCCTCCAGGGCCTGGTCGACGGCGGCCTTTAACGGCACCACCTTGTCCTTGCGAAAGCCGCCATCGGCGGTGATCACCACCTTGGCCTCGGCGTCGTTGAGGCGATCTTTAAGCGCTTCGGCGCTAAACCCACCAAAGATGACGGTGTGGGGGGCACCGATGCGGGCGCAGGCCAGCATGGCGATCGCCGCCTCGGGCACCATCGGCATGTAGATGCCGACGCGATCGCCCTTCTGTACCCCCAGCCCCTTCAGCACATTGGCCACCTGACACACCTCCCGGTGCAGCTGGGCATAGGTTAGGGTGCGGCTGTCCCCTGGTTCCCCCTCCCAGATCAGGGCGGCTTTGTTGCGCCGCCAGGTGGTCAGGTGGCGGTCTAAGCAGTTATAGGAAATGTTGATCTTGCCGCCCACAAACCACTTTGCAAAGGGCGGCTGCCAGTCCAGCACCGTATCCCACGGTTTAAACCAGTGCAGTTCCTGACTGGCCAAATCGGCCCAAAACTTGGCCGGGTCAGCCGCTGCCCGTTCGGCTAAGGCGCGATACTCCTCCAGACTCGTAATCGACGCGTTTTGAGCAAACTCGTCGGCGGGGGGAAACAGGCGAGTTTCGTGCAGAACCGATTCAATGGTGGGGGAAGCCATAGACAATGCTGAGTCGCTAGGAACACAAATAAGGTTAGACGAAGGCCGCTCTGGAAAGGCAATCTCCTGGAAAAACCATACGATTTTTAGTGACCCTTTGCACAGCGCCTACGAGTTCCTTAATGGTTTTTGAGGCGGAAGGTGAGGCCAGAAAAAGACCCCAGCCCGGCCTCAAACGCCCGCTTCGGATCACTCCGCCAGCGCTTTGAGCCCAGACCGTAACGACATTCCCCGAGAAAAGTAGCAAATAGCACATCAAACTGCTTAGACTGGATCGCGTAAATATGATTTCCCCCTGGCAGCCGGGTATGCTAAGCCTGTCGGGGTTCCTCCACAGGTGGACGTTGTCCTCAGCCTGTTCCGCTCAGCATTCTGTCTCACCTGTATGGGTCTATGACTACGGCCAAGGCATCTATACCGGCTCAGCCCGGATCTGCGCTCTCCGCCCAGGACGCCATGTTGGAAAACATTGTCGGCGTCGCCATCTTTGACTTTAGCGGCCTGCCCCAGGAGTATTTCATCACCACCGATAACGAGAGCACAAGCTGGGTGCAGCTCGTGTTTCAGGCGCTGGGACTAAAGTCACTGCTGATGTCGTCGCTGAAGCTAGAGGGCTTTTCCTATATTTGCATTGAGCTAGAACAGCAGACCGCCGTTGTGGTACGCACCAAAGACGAATACATTGCATTGCTGATGCGGCAGCCGTTGACCTTTGCTACCGCCCAGGAGAGCGATCGCTTTTGTCACTGGGTACGCCAGTTTGAGCGCCGCCTGCTGCGCGAGCACGAACGCTTTGTCGCCGCTTAGTCCCCCAGGGATGTGGTATTGATGACAGCCCCTAGGGCAAAAAGCGATCGAGGGCGGCCTTTAGCTCAGCAATTTCTTCTTCGATGTTGCCGTCTACCGCAGCGCGGCCGATGCACTCGGTCAGGTGCTCGTCCAAGATGATCCG from Leptolyngbya sp. KIOST-1 encodes:
- a CDS encoding DUF4168 domain-containing protein, with translation MIHRFIHPLSFARLGRNAAIAAAVASLSLLAAPGVQLPTPEASLTLGAVSAQESFSQEAVMSYAASVLEMDAPRNEALNQIRTLLTGTGQDLSSIDMSCTGTANLNQLPRNLRSSVRTIVVNYCNRASDIVEANGLTVRQFNAITAAHPRDAALAEQIRAAMIELQQQSANGNTQ
- the holA gene encoding DNA polymerase III subunit delta, with the protein product MPAYYFWGDDDFALQQAVQDLRQRTLDDAWASFNYDVIATDAANGPTQALNQAMTPPFGQGQRLVWLQNTSLGQRCPESTLAEFERTLPQLPDTAVLLLTSLAKPDGRAKFTKLFKTWGEIREFATIPPWKTDQIRQQVVTVAQARQLPLEPATLDLLAEAVGSDTRQLHLELEKLALYWGANPQPIPPAVVAELVTVSTQTSLKLAQALKQGDTPTALTLVNDLLDRNEPALRIVATLVSQFRLWLWLKVLIQAGVQSDAEVAAAAEVANPKRIYFLKQEVRSLSLAQLQRSLPLLLELESDLKQGRDERATLHTKVIELCQRVPSGGA
- a CDS encoding precorrin-8X methylmutase, whose product is MAKLVQSPILEESFGLIDREFGAHSFTPAEYAVVRRVIHSTADFDFKELVMFGEGAIAAALEHLRGGGPIVVDVTMVRQGVVGLVERTFQNPLLTAVTVGEPAETGRTRTETGLLRCLEQSPNALVVIGNAPTALLALCDRIEAGQVQPALVIGAPVGFVAVEASKQRLAQTAVQQIRVEGRKGGSAVAAAILNALLVLAWEQQP
- a CDS encoding bifunctional cobalt-precorrin-7 (C(5))-methyltransferase/cobalt-precorrin-6B (C(15))-methyltransferase gives rise to the protein MTPIQVVGVGLDGRAGLAASGLALIDQATVLVGSPRHLSYFAESGAERWPLSDLKVTLERLRGWLESDPSGVAVVLASGDPLFFGLGRLLLEHLPPESLTFHPHLSAVQLAFSRLKLPWQEATLVSAHGRSTDALTAALRRGDELIAVLTDPAHTPAALGQLVLGLELPHTYRLWVGENLGGDGERVRELRLGDLAAAPFASLNVVVLQRQPEAEFDPANLPLIGLPDRAFATFGDRPGLITKRDVRIQVLADLDPRPGQVIWDVGAGTGSVSVEISRLCPAAQVYAIEKTAAGHRLIQQNQNRLGGPNLHPIYGAAPESLAALPDPDRVFIGGSGGHLGNILELCAHRLRPQGRMVLALATLEHTGTVLGWVDGATPGARPWAVQLRQIQVQHGVRVGSLTRWQPLTPITLITLTQPNSHSPAPVNPSSASGSTPVSG
- a CDS encoding CPBP family intramembrane glutamic endopeptidase, giving the protein MALGIPASLLVARIGRVPLAYPVAPQHKLPLLLPLYLVAPAAVEVHRRLEAATWRDYGIVWSPSFGWLGVVGFAIAAGGVVALVALQLGLGWRKWRSLALPPNPDGAVEAPPDGAVAAGPAPGVVLLAVLPLALFVGWIEELVFRGVLVNGLGQALPLGLMAIAVSLFFAVSHLVWDGPAGAPQLPGLAVMGAVLLLARWVAGGSLGLAWGLHAGWVFAIAAIDALALVQPGKESPVWLVGLPDQPLTGVLPLALLGLTGAGLWLFG
- a CDS encoding AbrB family transcriptional regulator yields the protein MAEKPTPITGKALLQKVKDLSDLTKRETAKECGYYTLTKDNQVRVNLSGFYDALLEAKGINLDPESSKDGRGREPTYRVSVHRNGQIVIGATYTQEMGLKSGDEFEIKLGYKHIQLKQIDADSDEE
- the acs gene encoding acetate--CoA ligase, encoding MASPTIESVLHETRLFPPADEFAQNASITSLEEYRALAERAAADPAKFWADLASQELHWFKPWDTVLDWQPPFAKWFVGGKINISYNCLDRHLTTWRRNKAALIWEGEPGDSRTLTYAQLHREVCQVANVLKGLGVQKGDRVGIYMPMVPEAAIAMLACARIGAPHTVIFGGFSAEALKDRLNDAEAKVVITADGGFRKDKVVPLKAAVDQALEGGVPSVSSVLVVQRTKEDIAMVEGRDHWWHELQATASAVCPPEEMDAEDLLFILYTSGTTGKPKGVVHTTGGYNLYTHMTFKWAFDVKDTDVYWCTADVGWITGHSYIVYGPLSNGATTVMYEGVPRPSNPGCFWDVIEKYGVTIFYTAPTAIRAFIKMGDALPKARDLSSLRLLGTVGEPINPEAWMWYHQVIGGERCPIVDTWWQTETGGFMITPLPGAIATKPGSATLPFPGILADVVDLDGHPVAPGEGGYLVIKHPWPSMMRTVYGDDDRFRRTYWEHIAPVEGQYLYFAGDGARKDDDGYFWVMGRVDDVINVSGHRLGTMEVESALVSHPAVAEAAVVGRKDEIKGEDIFAFVILEGQYSPSDELKQQLKQHVVNEIGAIARPGEIQFADALPKTRSGKIIRRFLRNLASGEAIAGDASTMEDQSVLDQLRQG